One Spiroplasma endosymbiont of Nebria brevicollis DNA window includes the following coding sequences:
- a CDS encoding PTS glucose transporter subunit IIA, protein MWKLFSKNTGKSKKLKIYAPVSGKIINLSEVQDPVFAQEMLGTGFAIIPHYKEKAGISFVAPFSGVLATVFNTGHAYGIKDDTTGVECLVHIGIDTVELAGKGFDIKVKQGNRINKNDVMVIANLQEIKEKGKKEVVTPIVFTTETMLDYKVNVLVKGEITQGQLVAEIVKK, encoded by the coding sequence ATGTGAAAATTATTTTCAAAAAATACAGGTAAAAGTAAGAAATTAAAAATCTATGCCCCAGTTTCTGGAAAAATTATTAATCTTAGTGAAGTACAAGATCCTGTTTTTGCCCAAGAAATGTTAGGAACTGGTTTTGCCATTATTCCTCATTATAAAGAAAAAGCAGGAATTAGTTTCGTTGCGCCCTTTAGCGGAGTTTTAGCAACTGTTTTCAATACAGGGCATGCCTATGGAATTAAAGATGATACCACTGGTGTTGAATGTTTAGTTCATATTGGAATTGATACAGTTGAATTAGCAGGTAAAGGTTTTGACATCAAAGTTAAACAAGGTAATAGAATTAACAAAAATGATGTTATGGTGATTGCAAATTTACAAGAAATCAAAGAAAAAGGTAAAAAAGAAGTTGTTACACCAATTGTGTTTACTACTGAAACAATGTTAGACTATAAAGTTAACGTGTTAGTTAAAGGTGAAATAACACAAGGACAATTAGTTGCTGAGATTGTTAAAAAATAA
- a CDS encoding peroxiredoxin: MNQLLTSLPLHINDGTIKTFNDYKKEKGYVIFFYPKALTPGCTLEAVKYSEYYQTFVDLGYQLIGISRDKVKKQNDFSCKYDIPFPLVSDTDSALCNHFKVLKNKKMFNNTFLAISRSTFIVNNDLEIIKEFLNVKPTEHIKAVLEYIKDKK; the protein is encoded by the coding sequence ATGAATCAATTGTTAACAAGTTTGCCATTGCATATTAATGATGGAACAATCAAAACCTTTAATGATTATAAAAAAGAAAAAGGATATGTTATCTTTTTTTATCCCAAAGCATTAACTCCTGGTTGTACTTTAGAAGCAGTAAAATATAGTGAATACTATCAAACTTTTGTTGATTTAGGATACCAACTTATTGGTATTTCTCGTGATAAAGTTAAAAAGCAAAATGATTTTAGTTGTAAATATGACATACCTTTTCCATTAGTTAGCGATACAGATAGTGCATTATGTAATCACTTTAAAGTTTTAAAAAATAAAAAAATGTTTAATAATACCTTTTTAGCAATTAGTCGTTCTACTTTTATTGTTAATAATGATTTAGAAATTATAAAAGAGTTTCTAAATGTTAAACCAACAGAACATATTAAAGCAGTTTTAGAATACATTAAAGATAAGAAATAA
- the ptsP gene encoding phosphoenolpyruvate--protein phosphotransferase: MLKLKGIGASNGIALAKALVLKHEVIKTSDKKVNEKQVANEIKKFHAALEAAGKDIEVLIQKTTATMGANKAAVFEAHLSVTTDPELVEGVEELIKSEMFNAVRATEIVANKTITTLQGMDDDYFRERVGDVIDVRDRILRKILNIKTVDLTAIKEEIIIVSHDLTPSETSQLNPKFVKGFLCDIGGRTSHAAIMARSIGIPAVLGLQDVTAKIKDNQICALDGSEGNVEINLDASEKNKWIAKQTAWVKLQTELLVFKGKKTVTKDNHEVKLEANIGSPKDMDKVLEFDAQGVGLFRTEFLYMESNDFPTEEFQFEQYKAVLEKTKNQIVIRTLDIGGDKELSYLDLPKEMNPFLGYRAIRLCLDRKDIFKTQLRALLRASVFGKLAIMFPMIATVEEFKAAKALTLECKDELKKAKIAVSDDIKIGMMIEIPVAAINAETFAKYADFFSIGTNDLIQYSIAADRMSEKVSYLYQPYHPAILRLIKMTIDGGHKHNRPVAMCGEMAGDQIAVPLLVGLGLDEFSMSASSVLETRKIISTLNKKDMEQLLAKALECETNDEVKSLVEKTLKIK; the protein is encoded by the coding sequence ATGTTAAAATTAAAAGGCATTGGTGCTAGTAATGGTATTGCCTTAGCTAAAGCTTTAGTTTTAAAACATGAAGTAATTAAAACTAGTGATAAAAAAGTTAACGAAAAACAAGTAGCTAATGAAATTAAGAAATTTCATGCTGCTTTAGAGGCTGCAGGCAAAGATATTGAAGTTTTAATTCAAAAAACAACAGCAACTATGGGTGCTAATAAAGCTGCTGTTTTTGAAGCCCATCTTAGTGTCACAACCGATCCTGAATTAGTAGAAGGTGTAGAGGAACTAATTAAATCAGAAATGTTTAATGCAGTACGTGCTACTGAAATTGTTGCTAATAAAACTATTACTACTTTACAAGGAATGGATGATGACTACTTCCGTGAACGTGTTGGGGATGTCATTGACGTTCGTGATCGTATTTTAAGAAAAATCTTAAATATCAAAACTGTAGATTTAACAGCTATTAAAGAAGAAATAATTATCGTTAGTCATGATTTAACTCCATCAGAAACTAGTCAGTTAAACCCAAAATTTGTCAAAGGATTCTTATGTGATATTGGCGGTAGAACATCACATGCAGCAATTATGGCACGTAGTATCGGCATTCCTGCTGTTCTTGGTTTACAAGACGTTACTGCTAAAATAAAAGATAATCAAATTTGTGCCTTAGATGGTAGCGAGGGAAACGTTGAAATTAACTTGGATGCTAGTGAAAAAAATAAATGGATTGCTAAACAAACAGCATGAGTTAAACTACAAACAGAATTACTAGTATTTAAAGGAAAAAAAACTGTAACTAAAGATAATCATGAAGTAAAATTAGAAGCTAATATTGGTTCACCGAAAGATATGGATAAAGTATTAGAATTTGATGCCCAAGGTGTGGGATTATTTAGAACTGAATTCTTATATATGGAAAGTAATGATTTTCCTACTGAAGAATTTCAATTTGAACAATATAAAGCCGTATTAGAAAAAACAAAAAATCAAATTGTTATTAGGACTTTAGATATTGGTGGTGACAAAGAATTATCCTATTTAGATTTACCAAAAGAAATGAATCCATTCCTTGGTTATCGTGCTATTCGTTTATGTTTAGATCGTAAAGATATTTTTAAAACTCAATTACGTGCTTTACTGCGTGCCTCTGTTTTTGGCAAATTAGCAATTATGTTTCCTATGATTGCCACAGTTGAAGAATTTAAAGCAGCCAAGGCATTAACTTTAGAATGTAAAGATGAATTAAAAAAAGCTAAGATTGCTGTTAGCGATGATATTAAAATTGGAATGATGATTGAAATTCCTGTTGCTGCTATTAATGCCGAAACATTTGCTAAATACGCTGATTTCTTTTCAATTGGCACAAATGATTTAATTCAATATAGTATTGCTGCTGACCGTATGTCAGAAAAAGTGTCATATTTGTACCAACCATATCACCCTGCTATTTTACGTTTAATTAAAATGACAATTGATGGTGGACATAAACATAATCGTCCTGTTGCCATGTGTGGCGAAATGGCAGGTGACCAAATTGCTGTACCATTATTAGTGGGATTAGGATTAGACGAATTCTCAATGTCAGCATCTAGTGTTTTAGAAACAAGAAAAATTATTAGTACTTTAAATAAAAAGGATATGGAGCAATTGCTTGCCAAAGCCTTAGAATGTGAAACTAACGATGAAGTTAAATCATTAGTTGAAAAGACGTTAAAAATAAAATAA
- a CDS encoding DEAD/DEAH box helicase has product MSSFNIEFIKQIAPSTIFFRGQNIYRNNYLTLLKKEIVNISDEKKQLIFIFSCLASQSNEEYKVGISFLYFNNKVELEKVTCNCMYVLTNRADCKHIIGALLYCFYKSNGDILQWSGFLQLTTNLLNFFKMQQSLKIAATDTIDCKITCEIINENKSTLKFSVGIKNFKEVKDINEFLELLMKEKPTFVQERRFANLYGISLIPESQRYSNKFLRLLKFLKEETELFNHAQITHFNYVYHKNRSNCFNMLALQTERFFKLMENERIDLVINDTLYANVPITEKHYQVNLSVKLQDNKILIKNEKTNPLFLTNQLQAIFNNDKISFLQDKYRNSSGFILQTMSFQNKNEILFDEKGSQEAFQYIIPVLKQETDVVTMDEQLPEYVENNLVIESFFDFDGKSVILKPIFNYNSVLFDIDNNRNHPTKLVIRDYDKEKNYYSFIKLLPFVKQNNQLFLSDINDIMKLLDQFLPMLEKHSTIYYTDNFKKVRLIEFKLVTSGVRINPENSLLEFDFALGQIPTAELQAIFNAVKSTNKYHRLEDGAIIDLQNKTLQKFAKLVDKFDVPLNEMAPGKLKLPKFNAFFLEQQLKSFKGVSVKKDQFFKDFIKKVKNFAQNKIVINSNLNATLRDYQIKGHQWLKTLAGIGFGGILADEMGLGKTLQTISYIAQEYEDNPNMKPILIIGPASIIYNWESEFNKFAPHIKTIVIAGDKTTRKVILSSFQNYQVLITSYPLLRRDFTEYESLSFSHCFIDEAQHIKNPISLNAKAAKDINAPIRFALTGTPIENNLTELWSIFDFVLPGFLLSHHKFKKQYETPIVKNEDKLLLKELNNKVQPFILRRLKKDVTLELPDKIENKIIIEMTDRQKKMYSAYVSAAKKDLDATIDTKGFNQSKIKILAVLTMLRQICCDPSILNEGYANESAKIDALKDMLSELIGLGHKILIFSQFTRVLKNIAPICEKLNINFLYLDGSTKTQSRLAMVEAFNHDKNISVFLISLKAGGVGLNLTSADVVIHFDPWWNPSTENQATDRAHRIGQKKVVQVIKLITKGTIEEKIITIQDKKRAMINSVIDSSDDAQLITNLSETELKSLLDLN; this is encoded by the coding sequence ATGTCAAGTTTTAATATTGAATTTATTAAACAAATAGCGCCAAGTACAATATTTTTTCGTGGTCAAAACATATATAGAAACAATTATTTAACATTACTTAAAAAAGAAATAGTTAATATTAGCGATGAAAAAAAGCAATTGATTTTTATTTTTTCCTGTTTAGCTTCACAAAGTAATGAAGAGTATAAAGTTGGAATTAGTTTTTTATATTTTAATAATAAAGTTGAATTAGAAAAAGTAACGTGCAATTGCATGTATGTTTTAACTAATAGAGCTGACTGTAAACATATTATTGGTGCTTTACTTTATTGTTTTTATAAATCAAATGGAGATATTTTACAATGAAGTGGCTTTCTTCAACTAACTACTAATTTACTTAATTTTTTTAAAATGCAACAATCGCTTAAAATTGCAGCAACAGATACCATTGATTGTAAAATTACATGTGAAATTATTAATGAAAACAAATCTACATTAAAATTTAGTGTCGGAATTAAAAACTTCAAAGAAGTAAAAGATATTAATGAATTTTTGGAATTATTAATGAAAGAAAAACCTACATTTGTGCAAGAAAGACGTTTTGCCAATCTTTATGGTATTTCTTTAATTCCTGAATCGCAACGATACAGTAACAAATTTTTAAGATTATTAAAATTTTTAAAAGAAGAAACAGAGTTGTTTAATCATGCCCAAATAACTCACTTTAACTATGTTTATCATAAAAATAGAAGTAATTGTTTTAATATGTTAGCGTTACAAACGGAACGTTTTTTTAAACTTATGGAAAATGAAAGAATTGATTTAGTAATAAACGATACTTTATATGCTAATGTTCCCATCACTGAAAAACACTACCAAGTTAATTTAAGTGTTAAACTCCAAGATAATAAAATTCTAATTAAAAATGAAAAGACTAATCCTTTATTTTTAACAAATCAACTACAAGCCATTTTTAATAACGATAAAATTTCATTTTTACAAGATAAATATCGTAATAGTAGTGGATTTATTTTACAAACCATGAGTTTCCAAAATAAAAATGAAATTTTATTTGATGAAAAAGGTAGTCAAGAAGCATTTCAATATATTATTCCTGTTTTAAAACAAGAAACAGATGTTGTTACTATGGATGAACAATTACCAGAATATGTTGAAAACAATTTAGTAATTGAAAGTTTCTTTGATTTTGATGGAAAATCAGTAATCTTAAAACCAATTTTTAATTACAATAGTGTCTTGTTTGATATAGATAATAATCGTAATCACCCGACAAAACTCGTAATCCGTGATTATGATAAAGAAAAAAACTACTATAGTTTTATCAAGTTACTACCATTTGTTAAACAAAATAATCAACTATTTTTAAGTGATATTAATGATATTATGAAATTACTAGACCAGTTTCTACCAATGTTAGAAAAACATTCAACCATTTATTATACTGATAATTTTAAAAAAGTCCGTCTTATTGAATTTAAATTAGTTACTAGCGGTGTAAGGATAAACCCAGAAAACAGTTTGTTAGAATTTGATTTTGCCTTAGGGCAAATCCCTACTGCAGAATTACAAGCAATATTTAATGCCGTGAAGTCTACTAATAAATATCACCGATTAGAAGATGGTGCGATTATTGACTTGCAAAATAAAACGTTACAAAAATTTGCTAAATTGGTTGATAAGTTTGATGTCCCATTAAATGAAATGGCACCTGGTAAATTAAAATTACCAAAATTTAATGCTTTCTTTTTAGAGCAACAACTAAAATCATTTAAAGGCGTGTCAGTTAAAAAGGACCAATTTTTTAAAGATTTTATTAAAAAAGTTAAAAATTTTGCACAAAACAAAATTGTCATTAATTCGAATCTTAATGCTACATTACGTGATTATCAAATCAAAGGTCATCAATGATTAAAAACTTTAGCTGGAATTGGGTTTGGTGGAATTCTAGCTGATGAAATGGGTCTTGGAAAAACATTACAAACTATTAGTTATATTGCTCAAGAATATGAAGATAATCCTAACATGAAACCGATATTAATTATTGGTCCTGCTTCTATTATTTACAACTGAGAAAGTGAATTCAATAAGTTTGCTCCCCACATAAAAACTATTGTTATTGCTGGTGACAAAACAACAAGAAAAGTTATTTTATCTTCCTTTCAAAATTACCAAGTGTTAATTACTTCATATCCGTTATTACGACGCGATTTTACTGAATATGAATCTTTATCATTTTCTCATTGCTTTATTGATGAAGCCCAACACATTAAAAATCCGATTTCGTTAAATGCCAAAGCCGCTAAAGATATTAATGCTCCGATTCGATTTGCCCTAACAGGAACACCAATTGAAAACAATTTAACAGAACTATGATCAATCTTTGATTTTGTGTTACCTGGTTTCTTATTATCACACCATAAATTTAAAAAACAATATGAAACACCGATTGTTAAAAATGAAGATAAACTATTATTAAAAGAATTAAACAATAAAGTACAACCTTTTATTTTACGAAGATTAAAAAAAGATGTAACTTTAGAGTTGCCTGATAAAATTGAAAATAAAATTATTATTGAGATGACTGACCGTCAGAAAAAAATGTATAGTGCCTATGTGAGTGCTGCCAAAAAGGATTTAGATGCTACCATTGATACTAAAGGTTTTAATCAAAGCAAAATTAAAATTTTAGCTGTCTTAACAATGTTACGTCAAATTTGTTGTGACCCTAGTATTTTAAATGAAGGCTATGCTAATGAAAGTGCTAAAATTGATGCTTTAAAAGATATGTTATCAGAATTAATTGGCTTAGGTCATAAGATTTTAATTTTCTCGCAATTTACTCGTGTTTTAAAAAATATTGCTCCCATTTGTGAAAAATTAAATATTAATTTTCTTTATTTAGATGGCAGTACTAAAACTCAATCACGTTTAGCGATGGTGGAAGCATTTAATCATGATAAAAATATTAGTGTGTTTTTAATCTCTTTGAAAGCAGGAGGAGTTGGTCTTAATTTAACTAGTGCTGATGTTGTGATTCACTTTGATCCATGATGAAATCCATCAACAGAAAACCAAGCTACTGACCGTGCACACCGCATTGGACAAAAAAAAGTTGTCCAAGTCATCAAACTAATTACCAAAGGTACAATTGAAGAAAAAATCATTACCATTCAAGATAAAAAACGAGCAATGATTAATTCTGTAATTGATAGTTCTGATGATGCACAACTAATTACTAACTTAAGTGAAACTGAACTAAAAAGTCTATTAGACCTAAATTAA
- the nusA gene encoding transcription termination factor NusA, whose protein sequence is MSEKERNEIILAAISLIAEEKQINEEDIIEALKEGLIKAYERQSQSDTLENIRVEIALQKGEIKIYQDLKVVAKVEDIDTEIALSTVKKLNPDLTIGDTYTKLIPTDQFSRLSIFQAIQVVKQSIREAEKTSIYDEFIDKKDHILIGTVESREETYMLIKIGRAYAFLPRQNQIPNEIPPKETPIVNTEHIKFYVEDIIKNKNYGQILASRTHPNFLRCLLELEVPEIAQGVIEIKDVARIPGIRAKVAILSHDPSIDGIGACIGKNGERTKLVTTELSGEKIDIIAWSPDIKTYIINALTPAKVISITIDEQTKQANIIVPTEQLSLAIGKNGMAAKLAAGVTHWNINISSLEQAQESDIKFTWNGNIKENEYDHFIKELKKKTHWNNKIRY, encoded by the coding sequence ATGAGCGAAAAAGAACGCAATGAGATTATTTTAGCAGCAATTTCTTTAATTGCTGAAGAAAAACAAATCAATGAAGAAGACATTATCGAAGCTTTGAAGGAAGGGTTAATTAAGGCTTATGAACGTCAAAGTCAAAGTGATACGCTTGAAAATATCCGTGTTGAAATTGCTTTGCAAAAAGGTGAAATTAAAATTTATCAAGATTTAAAAGTAGTAGCGAAGGTGGAAGATATTGATACTGAAATCGCTTTATCAACTGTTAAAAAGTTAAATCCAGATTTAACGATTGGTGATACATATACCAAACTAATCCCCACTGATCAATTTTCGCGTTTATCAATTTTTCAAGCTATTCAAGTAGTTAAACAATCAATTCGGGAAGCTGAAAAAACATCAATTTATGATGAATTCATTGACAAAAAAGACCATATTTTAATTGGTACTGTTGAAAGCAGAGAAGAAACATACATGCTTATTAAAATTGGGCGTGCTTATGCCTTTTTACCACGTCAAAACCAAATTCCTAATGAAATTCCGCCCAAAGAGACACCAATTGTTAATACCGAACACATTAAGTTTTATGTTGAAGACATTATTAAAAATAAAAACTATGGTCAAATCTTAGCATCAAGAACTCATCCTAACTTCTTACGTTGTTTACTAGAATTAGAAGTACCAGAAATTGCTCAAGGCGTAATTGAAATAAAAGATGTTGCCCGTATTCCTGGTATTCGTGCTAAGGTTGCTATTTTAAGCCATGACCCTAGTATTGATGGAATCGGCGCTTGTATTGGTAAAAATGGAGAACGAACAAAACTAGTTACTACTGAGTTAAGTGGTGAAAAGATTGATATTATTGCTTGAAGCCCTGATATTAAAACTTATATTATTAATGCTTTAACACCTGCTAAAGTTATTTCAATTACTATTGATGAACAAACAAAACAAGCTAATATCATCGTACCAACTGAACAGTTATCATTAGCCATTGGTAAAAATGGAATGGCAGCAAAACTAGCAGCTGGAGTTACTCACTGAAACATTAATATTTCTTCATTAGAACAAGCACAAGAAAGCGATATTAAATTCACTTGAAATGGTAATATTAAAGAGAATGAATACGATCATTTTATCAAAGAACTAAAAAAGAAAACGCACTGAAATAATAAAATTCGCTATTAA
- a CDS encoding FMN-dependent NADH-azoreductase, producing the protein MSNKVLVIKSSPITKEKSYSIALVNHFVKYYCEFHPEDEIIELDLNEIAMSKKNINTHNFNEYFNKDDSDFYINQLKSVQKVIFVSPMINFNISPIGKTYLDHILVPNKTFSYKYQKKGDAIGLLDNLKVQILTTQGAPFGWYPWGNHTEYLRGTWNFVGAKVVAPILVAGTKVKPESDLTPEQLIDKYDVKIKAAAKIF; encoded by the coding sequence ATGTCAAACAAAGTATTAGTAATCAAATCATCACCAATTACCAAAGAAAAATCATATTCAATAGCACTAGTTAATCATTTTGTTAAATACTACTGTGAATTCCATCCAGAAGATGAAATTATTGAATTAGATTTAAATGAAATAGCCATGAGTAAGAAAAATATTAATACTCACAACTTTAACGAGTATTTCAATAAGGACGATTCAGATTTTTATATTAACCAATTAAAAAGTGTTCAAAAAGTAATTTTTGTTTCACCTATGATTAATTTTAATATTAGTCCTATTGGAAAAACTTACTTAGACCATATCCTAGTACCTAACAAAACCTTCTCTTATAAATACCAAAAAAAAGGTGATGCCATTGGTTTATTAGATAACCTAAAAGTACAAATTTTAACAACACAAGGTGCCCCTTTTGGTTGATATCCTTGAGGAAATCATACTGAATATTTGCGTGGTACTTGAAACTTTGTTGGAGCCAAAGTAGTAGCACCAATATTAGTAGCAGGAACGAAAGTTAAGCCAGAAAGTGATTTAACACCTGAGCAATTAATTGATAAGTATGATGTTAAAATTAAAGCTGCAGCTAAGATATTTTAA
- a CDS encoding alpha/beta hydrolase produces MDNFWQQYWWTVVISILAVLLLIYIIYRIYQIFHIDYYWERNLHFPQWSNEGIITRDNYFLHTEFKFVNSSKYIIIGVHGMGASLTDFKTSAKYFTKNGISFLSFDQRGFGENEKWKYHTLGTTINDIKDIISVLNERYPDKKIILMGESLGSALTALAAKKLTKMIDGVVLTNFVTKKQVFKLKPSLICQSLLGFIFHKHHNLPLTFEMEEISTNPKYIKNGKMRAMTNMKFTLLFSLQAQKLSKNVPKNLNSAKCPVLIVQSGQDAFADFNKIEINNKHWRDGITYNFYENGKHAILNEPNITEILDDVKKWIDSLNI; encoded by the coding sequence ATGGATAATTTTTGGCAACAGTATTGATGAACAGTAGTCATTAGTATTTTAGCAGTCTTACTATTAATTTATATTATTTATCGCATTTATCAAATTTTTCATATCGACTATTACTGAGAACGTAATCTCCATTTTCCCCAATGAAGTAATGAGGGAATCATAACTCGTGATAATTATTTTTTACATACTGAATTTAAGTTTGTTAATAGTAGCAAATATATTATTATTGGTGTTCATGGAATGGGTGCTTCATTAACTGATTTTAAAACATCAGCTAAATATTTTACTAAAAATGGCATTTCTTTTTTAAGTTTTGATCAACGTGGTTTTGGAGAAAATGAAAAATGAAAATATCACACATTAGGGACAACTATTAATGACATTAAAGATATTATTAGTGTTTTAAATGAACGTTATCCTGATAAAAAGATTATTTTAATGGGTGAGTCTTTAGGTTCAGCTTTAACAGCATTAGCTGCTAAGAAATTAACTAAAATGATTGATGGTGTGGTACTAACTAATTTTGTTACTAAAAAACAAGTATTTAAATTAAAACCTTCATTGATTTGTCAATCATTATTAGGTTTTATATTTCATAAACATCATAATTTACCTCTTACTTTTGAAATGGAAGAAATATCAACTAATCCTAAATATATTAAAAATGGTAAAATGCGGGCAATGACTAATATGAAGTTCACTTTGTTATTCTCCTTACAAGCTCAGAAGTTAAGTAAAAATGTTCCTAAAAATCTTAATAGTGCTAAATGTCCGGTGTTAATTGTACAATCAGGTCAAGATGCCTTTGCTGATTTCAATAAGATTGAAATCAATAATAAACATTGACGAGATGGAATTACTTATAATTTTTATGAAAATGGAAAACATGCTATTTTAAATGAACCTAATATTACAGAAATCTTAGATGATGTTAAGAAATGAATTGATTCTTTGAATATTTAA
- a CDS encoding fructose PTS transporter subunit IIB, which translates to MVGVSSCTTGVVHTYMCKELLENAGKELGYQVHIECQGQKGPEFVLSEQEINEADVVILATDVAIELDRFVGKKTYSCGTRPVVKSAKQTIADALAKGQTYGVANATDSGDFILNASKGKPAILKHLLSGVSFIIPFVVFAGLIFAIVSGIAKGTYGNNFAFQNSWENQIAWIIKAQTDGSIALSVHPTTFMHVLMIINNIAGIGFTLMIPIMGAYIAYSIAGRPGIAPAMIVTFLLVSPTTGMWWDFNGALNLTDSKPIDAHHAFQGNANVSWTLFGALYGGLLSGYLVRFVNSWKVPKWLLPIMPIIIIPVFCTAIIAIPTAFLSAAPFGYVMGALDYGLSWMGIHPSIGFLVGLF; encoded by the coding sequence ATTGTTGGAGTTTCGTCTTGTACAACTGGAGTAGTCCATACTTATATGTGCAAAGAACTTTTAGAAAACGCAGGAAAAGAACTAGGCTATCAAGTACATATCGAGTGTCAAGGCCAAAAAGGGCCTGAATTTGTACTTTCAGAACAAGAAATCAATGAAGCTGATGTTGTTATCTTAGCAACCGATGTTGCTATTGAACTAGATCGCTTTGTTGGTAAAAAAACTTACTCTTGTGGCACAAGACCAGTTGTTAAAAGTGCTAAACAAACAATTGCTGATGCTTTAGCAAAAGGTCAAACATATGGAGTTGCTAATGCTACTGATAGTGGTGACTTTATCTTAAATGCGTCTAAAGGAAAACCAGCAATCTTAAAACATTTACTAAGTGGAGTATCATTTATTATTCCCTTTGTTGTGTTTGCCGGATTAATTTTTGCGATTGTTAGCGGGATTGCGAAAGGCACTTATGGTAATAACTTTGCTTTCCAGAATAGTTGAGAAAACCAAATTGCTTGAATTATTAAAGCCCAAACAGATGGTTCAATTGCATTAAGTGTCCATCCAACAACCTTTATGCATGTATTAATGATTATTAATAATATAGCAGGGATTGGTTTTACGTTAATGATTCCGATTATGGGAGCATACATTGCTTATTCAATTGCGGGAAGACCAGGCATTGCACCAGCCATGATTGTGACATTCTTACTAGTAAGTCCAACTACTGGTATGTGGTGAGATTTCAATGGCGCATTAAATCTTACTGATAGTAAACCGATTGATGCTCATCATGCATTCCAAGGTAATGCCAATGTATCATGAACGCTATTTGGAGCATTATATGGAGGATTATTATCTGGTTATCTAGTTAGATTTGTTAACTCATGAAAAGTACCAAAATGATTATTACCAATTATGCCAATTATTATTATTCCTGTCTTCTGTACAGCTATTATTGCTATTCCGACTGCTTTCTTATCAGCAGCACCATTCGGATATGTAATGGGAGCATTAGACTATGGATTAAGTTGAATGGGAATCCATCCAAGCATTGGTTTCTTAGTAGGATTATTTTAG
- the rnpM gene encoding RNase P modulator RnpM, translating to MENHPLIQRKKIPMRKCVITNTILPKRELIRIVVTKDGSLLIDSSGKHAGRGAYIQPRLGLIPQLQKNQGLARALKTKIPNEFYDALIKEIQENWD from the coding sequence ATGGAAAATCACCCATTAATCCAACGTAAAAAAATCCCGATGCGCAAATGTGTTATTACTAACACTATTTTACCAAAACGCGAACTAATTAGAATTGTTGTTACCAAAGACGGTTCATTATTAATTGATAGTTCTGGTAAGCATGCTGGTCGTGGTGCTTACATCCAACCCAGGTTGGGTTTAATTCCCCAATTGCAAAAAAATCAAGGATTAGCTCGTGCACTAAAAACAAAAATTCCTAACGAATTTTATGATGCACTAATAAAAGAGATTCAAGAAAATTGAGACTAA